The Streptomyces sp. NBC_00659 genomic interval TGGACTACACCCCGCTCGTGGCCCGCGAGCAGGTGACCGACACGGTACTGACCGTGGGCAGCGGCTTCGGCGGCTTCCAGAGCGCCATGATCCTGACCCGCCCGCACCTGGGAGTGAGCGTATGACCGGCACGTCCCTCCTCGAACGCCCCGGCGTCACCGGTCGCGGCGCCCAAGCCCGCACCACCCCCGCCGTGGTCACCGGCATCGGTGTCGTCGCCCCCAACGGGCTGGGAGCCGCGGCCTGGTGGGCGGCGGTCCTGCGCGGCGAGAGCGGCATCCGTCCGCTGACCCGCTTCGACGCCTCCGGGTATCCGGCCCGGCTCGCGGGCGAGGTGCCCGGCTTCGTCGCCGAGGACCATGTGCCCAGCCGGCTGATGTCGCAGACCGACCAGGTGACCCGGCTGTCGCTGGTGACCGCCGAGGAGGCGCTCAAGGACGCCGGTGTCGAGGCGGCCGAGCTGCCCGAGTACGCGGCGGGCGCGGTCACCGCGTCGTCCGCGGGCGGCTTCGAGTTCGGCCAGCGCGAGCTTCAGGCCCTGTGGAGCAAGGGCAGCCAGCACGTCAGCGCGTACCAGTCGTTCGCCTGGTTCTACGCGGTGAACACCGGTCAGATATCCATCCGCCACGGGCTGCGCGGTGCCAGCGGAGTGCTGGTGTCCGAGCAGGCCGGCGGTCTGGACGCGGTGGGGCAGGCCCGCCGCCAGCTGCGCAGGGGATCCTCGCTCGTCGTCACGGGCGCGGTCGACTCCGCGCTGTGCCCGTGGGGGTGGGCCGCGCACCTGGCCGAGGGACGCATCAGCGTCAGCGACGACCCCGGCCGCGCCTTCCTGCCGTTCTCGGCGGACGCCTGCGGCTATGTCCCCGGCGAGGGCGGCGCGCTGCTGGTCCTGGAGTCCGCGACCGCGGCCCGCGACCGGGGCGCCCGGGTGTACGGGACGGTCGCCGGATACGCGGCCACCTTCGACCCGGCCCCCGGGGCGGGCGGGGGCTCGCGGCTGGGCGCGGCGGCCGAACTCGCCCTGGACGACGCCGGGGTACGGCCCGACCAGGTCGACGTGGTCTTCGCCGACGGCGCCGGGGAACGGGTGGCCGACCGCGCCGAGGCGCGGGCGATCTCCGATGTGTTCGGGGAGTACGGCGTCCCGGTGACCGCGCCGAAGAGCATGACCGGCCGGCTCGCCGCCGGCGGTGGCGCGCTGGACCTGGCGGCCGCCCTGTTCTCGCTGCGGGACCAGGTGATCCCGCCCACCACCGGCACCCGGCGCCCGGCCGAGGACTGCCCCCTGGATCTCGTGACCGGTGCCCCGCGCCGGGGTGCGCAGCTGCGGACGGCGCTCGTGCTGGCGCGCGGGCGCGGCGGTTTCAACGCCGCCGCCGTGGTCCGCGCCTGACCCCGCCGGCACCCGCAGCACCTGTACCGAAGAACACCCGGGAACACCGAGGAATGAGGTATGCCGTGAAACGGCTCGAACTCACTGACCTGATCACCCTGCTGCGTGAGTGCGCCGGCGAGGAGGAGGGCGTGGACCTGGACGGCGACATCCTGGACGTGCCGTTCGCCGAACTGGGCTACGACTCGCTGGCCGTGCTGCAGACGACCGGGCGCATCGAGCGGGACTTCGAAGTGCTCCTGGACGAGGAGGCCGTGGACGAGGCCGAGACCCCGCGCGTGTACCTGGAACTGATCAACCGGGCGCTGTCCGAGCGCGCCGGCGTGTGAGCGGGGACACGATGACTGCTCCGAACCGCAGACGCTTCGTCACGGGCACGATCGCCGCGGCGGCGGCCGCGGGTTCCGGCCTCGCCACCGCAACCGCCGCCGCGAGCCCCTCCTCCCATCCGCTGGTGGTGGAACCGGCGGACCCGCGCTACGCGGACCTCGCCGTGCGCGGCAGCAACAAGAGGTTCACCGCCCGGCCCGAGGCCTTCGTGCTGGCCACCACCACCGAGCAGGTGGTGGTGGCGGTGCGTGAGGCCGTACGCGACGGCAAGCGCATCGCGGTGCGCAGCGGCGGCCACTGCTACGAGAACTTCGTGGGTGACACCTCGGTCCGCCGGGTCGTCGATCTCGCCGGGATGGACACCGTCCGCTGGGACGCGGCGCGCGGCGCCTTCGAGATCGGCGCGGGTGCCCGGCTCGTGGACGTCTACCGGGCGCTCTACTACGGCTGGGGCGTGACCGTCCCGGGCGGCGCCAGCGCGACCGTCGCCTTCGGCGGCCATGTGCAGGGCGGTGGCTACGGGGCTCTGTCCCGCCGCCACGGGATCTCCAGCGACCATCTGCTGGCCGTCGAAGTGGTCGTCGTCGACGCCCGCGGGCGGGCCCGCGCGGTGGTCGCCACGCGGGACGCGAACGATCCGAACCGTGAACTGTGGTGGGCCCACACCGGTGCGGGCGGCGGCAACTTCGGCGTCGTCACCCGCTACTGGTTCCGCTCGCCCGCGGCCCGGGGCAGCGACCCCGCCACCGCTTTGCCGCGGCCGCACGGCAGCGTGCTGACCTCCGCCGTGATGTTCCCGCGCGAGGGCATGACCAGGAACGCGTTCCGCACGCTGGTGGGCAACCACGGGCGCTGGCACGAGCGCAACAGCGGCCCCCGGTCGCCGTACACCGGCCTGTTCAGCGGTCTGGTGCTGCTGGGCCACCAGGGGGAGAGTGACCAGGGGCTGAGCGCCGTGGCCTTCACCCACCTGGACGCGACCCTGCCCGACGCCGGCAGGCTGCTGCAGGACCACATCGACGCGGTCTCGGCCGGGGTGGGCGTCCAGGCGTACGCCGCGCCGCCCGAGACGCTGCCGTGGCTGGCGTCGGTCGAGTCGCTGGCCGCCTCCCAGGACGCGGAGAGCGGCCGGCAGAAGATCAAGTCGTCCTATCTGCGGCGGGCGTTCACCGACGAGCAGATCGACGTGCTGTACGGCTTCCTGGGCAGCACGGAGCACACCAACGACTCCAGTTCGGTGTCCATCCAGTCGTACGGCGGCCTCGTCAACACGGTCGGCCCGCGGTCGACGGCGTCCTGGCAGCGCGGCTCGGTGATGAAGGCGCTGTTCATGAACACCTGGCAGAGCCCGGAGCGGGACGCGGCGAACGTGGACTGGCTGCGCCGGCTGTACGCGGGTGTCTACCAGGACACGGGCGGGGTTCCGGCGCCGAACGACCGCAACGAGGGCTGCTTCATCAACTTCCCCGACATCGACATGGCCGATCCGAAGTGGAACACCTCCGGTGTGCCCTGGCACCGGCTGTACTTCGGGGACAACTACCACCGCCTGCAGGCGGTCAAGGCGAAGTGGGACCCGCGCGAGGTGTTCCACCACCCGCTGTCCGTGCGAGCGGCCCGGTAGGGCCCTTCTCCCGTACGCCGAGAGCGGGCGGCCCCGGTGTCCCGGGGCCGCCCGCTCTCGGCTTGCGTGGAGCCGCTCAGCCTCCGGTGGCCGCCTCGCGTTCCAGCACAGCCGTGTACAGGTTCGGTTCGCTGGTGCTCACCGTGCGCAGCGCGGCGGCGTGCGGGGCGAAACCGGGGTGGGTGACGGCCGCGCGGAAGGACTCGTCGTCCGTCCACTCGGCGATGTTGACGTAGGAGCCGGGCCGCTCGGTGTGGCGCAGCAGCCGGTGGCGCAGGAATCCGGGGCGGTCGCGGAAGAAGGCCGAGGTGTCGTCGAAGAGCCGCTCGAACTCCTCGGCCGGGCCGGTGACCGTGAACCGGTTGATGAAGGTGACCACGTGCTCCTCCGGGCCGGTGGGCGTTGACGCACCGAACGCTTGCCTGCCCGGCTCGAGCCGGGCTCGAAGGCGGACCGAGCGGCCGGCCGAAGACTGCTCGGACCTGTCGCACACCGGGGAAAGGGACATCCATGACGAGGCCATCCGTGGGATCCGGGTACGCGATCCTCGCCGAGAACCTGTGCAAACGGTACGGCGACGCCCCGGCCCTGAGGGGGTTCGGTCTGCGGGTGCCCGAGGGCACGGTGCACGGTCTGCTCGGGCCCAACGGCGCCGGCAAGACGACCGCGGTACGCATCCTGTCCACGCTGGCCAGGCTGGATGAGGGCCGGGCGGAGGTGGCCGGCTTCGACGTGGTCCGCGACAGCGCGAAGGTGCGGGCGCGGATCGGGCTGCTCGGCCAGTACGCCGCGGTCGACGAGGTCCTCAGCGGCCGCCAGAACCTGGTGATGTTCGGGCGGCTGTACCACCTGGGAAAGCGCGCGGCCGGTGCGCGCGCGGACACGCTGCTGGAGCAGTTCGGGCTCGCCGGCACGGGTGCCAAGCAGGTCAAGGACTACTCGGGCGGTATGCGCCGGCGCCTCGACCTGGCGGCCAGTCTCATTCTCGCGCCGCGGGTGCTCTTCCTCGACGAGCCGACGACGGGCCTGGACCCGCGCAGCCGCAACGAGGTGTGGGCGGCGGTGCGTTCCCTGGTCCAGGACGGCACGACGGTCCTGCTGACCACGCAGTACCTGGACGAGGCGGACCAGCTCGCGGACAGGATCTCGGTGATCGCCTCGCCGGGCGGTGCGGGCGGGCGGGTGATCGCCGAGGGCACGCCCGACGAGCTGAAGTCGGCGATCGGCGGCGACCGGATCGACGTCACGGTCCGCGGCGCCGGTGAGATCGCCGCCGCGGCCGGGGTGCTGGCCCGCATCACGGGCCGGGACCCCGACACCGACGTGGAGAACCGGCGGGTGGGTGCCCCGGTCTCGGACCGGGTCGCCGCCCTGTCCGAGATCGTGCGGGCACTGGGCGAGGCGGGTGTCGTGGCCGAGGACATCGCGCTGCGCCGCCCCACGCTGGACGAGGTCTTCCTGCACCTGACCGGCACGGACAGGAACCAGAGCCCGAGCGGGACCGAGAACGAAGAGGTGACGGTGTGAGCACCGCAGTCCCGCAGTCCGAAACCGGCACGGGCGGTGCCCGCTGGGCCCTGTCCGACTCCTGGGTGCTGACCGGGCGTTCGCTGGCCCACTGGGCCCGCAATCCCGCCCCCGTCGTCATCGGCCTGCTCTTCCCGATCATGATGGTGCTGATGTTCGGATATCTGTTCGGCGGGGCGATGCAGGTTCCCGGCGGGGGCAGCTATCGCGAGTTCCTGGTACCGGGCATGTTCGCCATGACGATGGTCTTCGGCATCGAGGTGACGATGCTGGCCGTGATCAGCGACGCCGCCAAGGGGGTCACCGACCGGTTCCGGGCGATGCCCACGTCCGCGGCGGCGGTGGTGAGCGGACGCAGCATCGCCGACATGCTCAACTCGGTCCTCGGGCTTGCCGTGATGATCCTGTGCGGCCTGGCCGTCGGCTGGCGCGCGAACGAGGGGTTCGGCCGGGCGCTGGCAGCCGTCGGCCTGCTCCTGCTGCTGCGCTTCGCCCTGCTGTGGGTGGGCATCTACCTGGGGCTGGTCTTCACGGACCCGGCCGCCGTCACCGCCGTGCAGACCCTGGTGTGGCCGCTGGGGTTCCTGTCGAACGCCTTCGTGTCGCCGGACACGATGCCGGGCTGGCTCGCCGCGGTCTCCGAGTGGAATCCGCTGTCGGCGACGGTGACGGCCGCGCGGCGGCTGTTCGGCAACCCGGGCTGGGACACCGGGACATGGGCGACGGATCAGGCCATTGTCATGGGTGTGGTGTGGCCGGTGATCATTTTTGCCGTTTTCTTCCCTCTGTCCGTGCGACGCTACCAGCGGCTCGGCAGCTGAGAGCGACCACATCGGACGGGACCGGATGTACGAAGGGGAATCCAGAGGGACATGGCAGTGACGACGGGCGTTCGGGCCGACGACCTCACGCGGTGTGCGGTGCTCTTCGAGGCGGCCGACCCGCCCCGCTCCGGCACGGTGGTGTTCTGGGACCCGCCGGGCGGTCCGCCCGATCCGGTGGCCGGGGCGGGGGACGCCGTGGACGTGGTCACCGTCGAGGGCGGTGCCCCGGTCCTGCGCACCGTCGCGGCCGTGCGGCTGTCGGTCGGCGACGCGCTGCCGGTGCTGGCCCGCGCGGCCCGGCCGGGGGCGGGGGTCCATCGGGCCGCCGCGTTCTGGGCAGGCGCGGCCGCGATCGCCCTGCACCTGGCGGCCCGGGAGCGGCTGCTGCCGGGTGTCACGCCGGGCGGCTACGACGCCTGGCGGATCGGCCCACTGGACCTGGACGACGTGCAACGGGTGCGCGCGCTCGCCGCTGCCGCGCCGCCCGAGGCGTACGCCGGCGTCCTGCCGGGCACGGCTGACACGGCGGTGCGGATGGCCGAACCGGAGGGCCTGGTACGGGCGTTCCTGGACGCCGTCGCCGACACCCTGCCGCGCACCCCGGCGGCCCCGGCGGCCACCGGCCGGGCGGCGTTCGCGGCGGCGGAGCCCCAGCTCGTGCCCCAGCTGCGGGCCTGGGCCGAGGAGATCTCGGCGGGCCTGGACTCGGGAGTCCGCGTCAGCCTGCGGGTGGAGCTCACCGGCGGGAGCGAGGACGGCGGCATCGCCCCCTGCCTGCGCCTGGTCCCCCGCGCCCACAGCCTGGCCGACCCCACCCTCGCGCTCGACGCGGACGAGCTGTTCGCGAGCGCCGATCACGCGCTGGGTCCGCGGGCCCAGGCCGACACCGTGCTGGCCGTGCGCCGGGCCGCGGACGTGTGGAAGCCGCTTCAGCGGCTGTTGCCCGTGCCGCACGCCATGGAGTTGTCCGACCAGGACGTGACCGATCTGCTGGGCGGCGCGGCCGGCCGGCTGCGCGCTCACGGCATCGACGTGCTGTGGCCCGGGGACGCCGGCCGCTCGCTGACCGCCCGGGCCGTCGTCGGCGCCGGCCTCGCGCCGCCGGCCGACCTGCGTTCGTTCTTCGGCGGCGACGGCACCGTGGACCTGCGCTGGCAGCTCTGCCTGGACGGCGACCCGTTGACGGACCAGGAGAGGGCCGAGGCCGCCGCGGGCCGTCCCGCCGTACGGCTGCGGGGCGGCTGGATCCTGGC includes:
- a CDS encoding ATP-binding cassette domain-containing protein, whose protein sequence is MTRPSVGSGYAILAENLCKRYGDAPALRGFGLRVPEGTVHGLLGPNGAGKTTAVRILSTLARLDEGRAEVAGFDVVRDSAKVRARIGLLGQYAAVDEVLSGRQNLVMFGRLYHLGKRAAGARADTLLEQFGLAGTGAKQVKDYSGGMRRRLDLAASLILAPRVLFLDEPTTGLDPRSRNEVWAAVRSLVQDGTTVLLTTQYLDEADQLADRISVIASPGGAGGRVIAEGTPDELKSAIGGDRIDVTVRGAGEIAAAAGVLARITGRDPDTDVENRRVGAPVSDRVAALSEIVRALGEAGVVAEDIALRRPTLDEVFLHLTGTDRNQSPSGTENEEVTV
- a CDS encoding ABC transporter permease — encoded protein: MSTAVPQSETGTGGARWALSDSWVLTGRSLAHWARNPAPVVIGLLFPIMMVLMFGYLFGGAMQVPGGGSYREFLVPGMFAMTMVFGIEVTMLAVISDAAKGVTDRFRAMPTSAAAVVSGRSIADMLNSVLGLAVMILCGLAVGWRANEGFGRALAAVGLLLLLRFALLWVGIYLGLVFTDPAAVTAVQTLVWPLGFLSNAFVSPDTMPGWLAAVSEWNPLSATVTAARRLFGNPGWDTGTWATDQAIVMGVVWPVIIFAVFFPLSVRRYQRLGS
- a CDS encoding acyl carrier protein; amino-acid sequence: MKRLELTDLITLLRECAGEEEGVDLDGDILDVPFAELGYDSLAVLQTTGRIERDFEVLLDEEAVDEAETPRVYLELINRALSERAGV
- a CDS encoding ketosynthase chain-length factor, which gives rise to MTGTSLLERPGVTGRGAQARTTPAVVTGIGVVAPNGLGAAAWWAAVLRGESGIRPLTRFDASGYPARLAGEVPGFVAEDHVPSRLMSQTDQVTRLSLVTAEEALKDAGVEAAELPEYAAGAVTASSAGGFEFGQRELQALWSKGSQHVSAYQSFAWFYAVNTGQISIRHGLRGASGVLVSEQAGGLDAVGQARRQLRRGSSLVVTGAVDSALCPWGWAAHLAEGRISVSDDPGRAFLPFSADACGYVPGEGGALLVLESATAARDRGARVYGTVAGYAATFDPAPGAGGGSRLGAAAELALDDAGVRPDQVDVVFADGAGERVADRAEARAISDVFGEYGVPVTAPKSMTGRLAAGGGALDLAAALFSLRDQVIPPTTGTRRPAEDCPLDLVTGAPRRGAQLRTALVLARGRGGFNAAAVVRA
- a CDS encoding FAD-dependent oxidoreductase, whose translation is MTAPNRRRFVTGTIAAAAAAGSGLATATAAASPSSHPLVVEPADPRYADLAVRGSNKRFTARPEAFVLATTTEQVVVAVREAVRDGKRIAVRSGGHCYENFVGDTSVRRVVDLAGMDTVRWDAARGAFEIGAGARLVDVYRALYYGWGVTVPGGASATVAFGGHVQGGGYGALSRRHGISSDHLLAVEVVVVDARGRARAVVATRDANDPNRELWWAHTGAGGGNFGVVTRYWFRSPAARGSDPATALPRPHGSVLTSAVMFPREGMTRNAFRTLVGNHGRWHERNSGPRSPYTGLFSGLVLLGHQGESDQGLSAVAFTHLDATLPDAGRLLQDHIDAVSAGVGVQAYAAPPETLPWLASVESLAASQDAESGRQKIKSSYLRRAFTDEQIDVLYGFLGSTEHTNDSSSVSIQSYGGLVNTVGPRSTASWQRGSVMKALFMNTWQSPERDAANVDWLRRLYAGVYQDTGGVPAPNDRNEGCFINFPDIDMADPKWNTSGVPWHRLYFGDNYHRLQAVKAKWDPREVFHHPLSVRAAR
- a CDS encoding antibiotic biosynthesis monooxygenase family protein, which translates into the protein MVTFINRFTVTGPAEEFERLFDDTSAFFRDRPGFLRHRLLRHTERPGSYVNIAEWTDDESFRAAVTHPGFAPHAAALRTVSTSEPNLYTAVLEREAATGG